The Acidianus infernus genome window below encodes:
- a CDS encoding CopG family transcriptional regulator, with protein MKTLVIKLTDEEYKQLEEEASRQGFAILSYYVKYKLLSSPLNDGMNISTTTSSNITPQIIDEITKKLERKIQDMVNPFTAEVENLKQKIADLSEKIDEIESKKSEESEAKYEKTRQYSQPTGEKKKTVMDILKSQGAIYESEVKLKNPDLFFEKIEKQGGKVLYTDKERIAVDVDFFNNFVKKLSDIHTPDDVEAQKYLTKQEHKLFQKLRQLGIIYFDNNAKAWKLSGI; from the coding sequence ATGAAGACACTTGTTATTAAGCTTACAGATGAAGAATATAAACAATTGGAAGAGGAGGCGAGTAGACAAGGCTTTGCTATACTTAGTTATTACGTTAAGTATAAGTTACTATCATCACCTTTAAATGATGGAATGAATATTTCTACTACTACAAGTAGTAATATCACTCCACAAATTATAGATGAGATTACGAAAAAACTAGAAAGAAAAATTCAAGATATGGTAAATCCATTTACAGCTGAAGTGGAGAATTTAAAACAAAAAATAGCTGATTTAAGCGAGAAAATTGATGAAATAGAAAGCAAGAAAAGCGAAGAATCAGAAGCTAAATACGAAAAAACGCGCCAATACTCGCAACCAACTGGTGAAAAGAAGAAAACTGTCATGGATATTCTTAAGTCACAAGGGGCAATATATGAGAGCGAGGTAAAGCTTAAGAACCCTGACTTATTCTTTGAAAAAATTGAAAAACAAGGTGGAAAAGTTCTATATACTGATAAAGAAAGAATAGCCGTAGATGTTGATTTCTTTAATAATTTCGTAAAGAAACTTTCAGATATTCATACCCCAGATGATGTAGAAGCACAAAAGTATCTCACTAAACAAGAGCATAAATTATTCCAAAAATTGAGACAATTGGGAATAATATACTTCGATAATAATGCTAAGGCATGGAAATTATCTGGAATTTAA
- the pdo gene encoding protein disulfide oxidoreductase, which yields MSEEEYAELFTDEVRDALKDALKDMKNPVDVYVFIDSKDVNCNYCGLTKKLLEFISEAAPQNEGKSLLQVHIEDRGNGDPEVEKVFKEFKVERVPTVAFCKGYIRWTGAPVGEEIRALVETIVRLSQGESGLSQETIQAIKDKLNGEVKVEVVVTPSCPYCPYAALLSHMVAYEACKANKCNILSEVVEAYENQDIADKYQVMSVPTLAINESVEFIGVPNEENFVNTILEKQKVK from the coding sequence ATGAGTGAAGAAGAGTATGCAGAACTTTTTACTGATGAAGTAAGAGACGCTTTAAAAGATGCTTTAAAAGATATGAAAAATCCCGTTGATGTATATGTTTTTATAGACTCAAAAGATGTTAATTGCAACTATTGTGGGTTAACGAAGAAATTATTGGAATTCATTAGTGAAGCAGCACCACAAAATGAGGGGAAGAGCTTGCTCCAAGTTCACATTGAGGACAGAGGAAATGGAGATCCAGAGGTGGAAAAAGTATTCAAAGAGTTTAAAGTAGAAAGAGTTCCAACAGTAGCCTTCTGCAAAGGATATATAAGATGGACCGGAGCTCCAGTTGGTGAAGAAATAAGAGCTTTAGTGGAAACAATTGTAAGACTATCTCAAGGAGAAAGCGGCTTAAGCCAAGAAACAATACAAGCTATAAAAGATAAATTAAACGGAGAAGTGAAAGTAGAAGTAGTGGTAACTCCGTCTTGTCCTTACTGTCCTTACGCTGCACTTCTATCACATATGGTAGCATATGAGGCATGTAAAGCCAATAAGTGTAACATATTATCAGAAGTAGTCGAAGCGTATGAGAATCAAGATATTGCTGATAAGTATCAAGTAATGTCCGTGCCAACGTTAGCTATAAATGAATCCGTTGAATTTATAGGAGTTCCTAATGAAGAGAATTTTGTAAATACCATCTTAGAAAAGCAAAAGGTAAAATGA
- the amrA gene encoding AmmeMemoRadiSam system protein A translates to MSLVTIQELGIEEGKTLVKIARQAIMKKLGLQSSINYKESEVLNKKGLAFVTLETLLGETTTLRGCIGYVEAVAPLKEIVKNAAIAAAFSDPRFPPLMKDEINNIIIEVTVLTKPEEVVVDDRKELPKVIKVGRDGLIVEKGILYSGLLLPQVPMEYCWDEETFLAETCLKAGLSPDCWLDKSVRIKRFEGIIFREKYPNSDEILMIKPSDVKCKPFDFSE, encoded by the coding sequence ATGAGCTTAGTTACAATTCAAGAACTAGGAATAGAGGAGGGCAAAACACTAGTCAAGATAGCAAGACAAGCAATAATGAAAAAATTGGGGTTACAAAGCTCAATTAACTATAAGGAAAGCGAAGTACTTAATAAGAAAGGCCTAGCCTTTGTTACTCTGGAAACCCTTTTAGGAGAGACCACTACTTTACGCGGATGCATAGGTTACGTGGAAGCAGTCGCTCCATTAAAGGAGATAGTTAAAAATGCTGCAATAGCTGCAGCGTTTTCTGATCCCAGATTTCCTCCGTTAATGAAAGATGAGATTAATAATATAATCATCGAGGTTACAGTATTAACTAAACCAGAGGAAGTAGTAGTTGACGATAGGAAAGAATTACCCAAAGTAATAAAAGTAGGCAGAGACGGACTCATAGTTGAAAAGGGAATATTATATAGCGGACTATTATTACCTCAAGTTCCTATGGAGTACTGCTGGGACGAGGAAACCTTTTTAGCAGAAACTTGCTTAAAAGCCGGATTGAGCCCAGATTGCTGGTTAGATAAGAGCGTTAGAATAAAAAGATTTGAAGGTATAATATTCAGAGAAAAATATCCTAATTCCGATGAAATTCTTATGATAAAGCCATCTGATGTTAAATGTAAACCGTTTGATTTTTCAGAGTAG
- a CDS encoding Mut7-C RNAse domain-containing protein produces the protein MCLDNMQSKFIADAMLGKLARWLRILGYDTYYSNDIEDWKVIKIAEKDKRVILTRDRGLCIRAKKKGLECFLIPPDYDIISILAKLSIKYGIDLEARIEASRCSECNGILEKVGENRWRCTKCKKEYWKGKHWKTIEEILIKAKSKKEKDELSYNSRTRNRGGQNTSQDSKTSNNEKIGVTKLN, from the coding sequence ATGTGTTTGGATAACATGCAAAGCAAGTTTATTGCTGATGCAATGCTAGGTAAATTAGCTAGATGGCTTAGGATTTTAGGGTACGATACTTATTATAGTAATGATATTGAAGATTGGAAAGTAATAAAAATTGCTGAAAAAGATAAAAGAGTCATATTAACAAGAGATAGAGGCCTATGTATTAGGGCTAAGAAAAAGGGTTTAGAGTGCTTCCTTATTCCTCCAGATTACGATATTATATCAATTTTAGCTAAGCTTTCCATAAAATATGGAATAGATTTAGAGGCAAGGATTGAAGCGTCTAGATGCTCCGAATGTAATGGAATTCTAGAAAAAGTTGGTGAAAATAGATGGCGGTGTACAAAGTGCAAGAAAGAATATTGGAAGGGAAAGCACTGGAAGACAATCGAAGAGATACTTATTAAGGCAAAATCAAAGAAAGAAAAAGATGAGCTTAGTTACAATTCAAGAACTAGGAATAGAGGAGGGCAAAACACTAGTCAAGATAGCAAGACAAGCAATAATGAAAAAATTGGGGTTACAAAGCTCAATTAA
- a CDS encoding Rqc2 family fibronectin-binding protein: MSYIDLLAWVVENKNELIGCRIDNIYNLEKLDNVFIFKLHCKNSDKNLIIEPGVRINFTKYDIQKEIGNKAKSLRELIRDLVISDVQIIDKERILKIALSNGMKIIVELLPRGLLLVLDDQDKIKFSTEYKEFKDRVVKPGLPYVQPPKQNKVVVPKDIQLALHLTSNAEEEYEKLEKSIVEGKITPCIQKGINFMPIEFEGCEKGNSFNDVIDEYFLELTKQKEIQKITEKIEGEKKKLEKTIQQIEENIKEYEEKAEELRKIGKEIMEHYMEVENAIKNKEKKIKLEDKEIEIDPKLSVTKNASIYFDKAKEYVQKSKKAKETLEELKRKLNEIEIEIKKEEEGRKLSIRKKEWYEKYRWSFTTNGFLVIAGKDADQNESLVRKLLEDNDIFLHADIQGAAATIIKNPKNITEQDIYDAAVIAASYSKAWKLGLAAVDVFWVYGSQVSKSPPAGEYLPKGSFMIYGKKNYIKSVKLNLAIGFKINDSLEIIVGSENSVSAKVKNYVLISPGDELERTADRIVKILSEANSINAGKELKNEVLSILPGKSKIIKVVKETNDKQ; encoded by the coding sequence ATGAGTTATATAGATTTACTAGCATGGGTAGTTGAAAATAAAAACGAGCTAATAGGCTGTAGAATAGATAACATTTACAATTTGGAAAAATTGGATAACGTATTCATATTTAAGTTGCATTGTAAGAATTCTGATAAAAATCTAATAATAGAGCCCGGAGTTAGAATAAACTTCACAAAATATGATATCCAAAAAGAAATTGGGAATAAAGCTAAATCCCTAAGGGAATTAATAAGAGATCTCGTAATCTCAGACGTTCAAATAATAGACAAGGAAAGAATCCTTAAAATTGCATTAAGTAATGGTATGAAGATAATAGTCGAATTATTACCCAGAGGATTGCTTTTAGTACTAGACGATCAAGATAAAATAAAATTCTCTACAGAGTATAAGGAATTTAAAGATAGAGTTGTAAAACCTGGCTTACCTTATGTACAGCCACCAAAACAAAATAAGGTAGTTGTACCTAAGGATATACAATTAGCCTTACATTTAACTAGCAATGCGGAGGAAGAGTATGAAAAATTGGAAAAATCTATTGTTGAGGGGAAAATAACGCCTTGCATTCAAAAAGGGATAAATTTTATGCCAATAGAGTTTGAAGGTTGCGAAAAAGGAAATAGCTTTAATGACGTCATAGACGAATATTTTCTCGAGCTAACTAAACAAAAAGAGATACAAAAGATAACTGAAAAAATTGAAGGAGAAAAGAAAAAGCTTGAGAAAACTATCCAACAAATAGAAGAGAACATCAAGGAATACGAAGAGAAGGCAGAAGAACTAAGAAAAATAGGTAAAGAAATAATGGAACATTACATGGAGGTTGAGAATGCCATAAAGAATAAAGAAAAGAAAATTAAGCTTGAGGATAAGGAAATAGAAATAGACCCTAAATTATCAGTAACTAAAAACGCTTCAATTTACTTTGATAAAGCAAAGGAATACGTGCAAAAAAGTAAGAAAGCTAAAGAAACTCTAGAAGAATTGAAAAGAAAGCTTAATGAAATTGAAATTGAGATAAAAAAGGAGGAAGAAGGGAGAAAATTATCAATAAGGAAGAAAGAATGGTATGAAAAATATAGGTGGAGTTTCACTACTAATGGATTCTTAGTAATAGCTGGTAAAGACGCCGACCAAAACGAAAGCTTAGTAAGAAAACTCCTAGAGGATAACGACATATTTTTGCACGCAGATATTCAAGGTGCCGCTGCTACTATAATTAAAAACCCTAAAAATATTACAGAACAAGATATTTATGATGCTGCAGTTATTGCAGCAAGCTATTCAAAGGCATGGAAATTAGGTTTAGCCGCAGTTGATGTATTTTGGGTTTACGGAAGCCAAGTGTCTAAAAGTCCACCTGCTGGAGAATATTTGCCAAAAGGTTCGTTTATGATATATGGAAAGAAGAATTATATTAAATCAGTAAAATTAAACTTGGCAATAGGCTTCAAAATAAATGATTCTCTTGAAATTATTGTTGGTTCAGAAAATAGTGTTTCGGCTAAAGTTAAAAATTACGTATTAATTTCCCCTGGTGATGAATTGGAAAGAACCGCGGATAGAATAGTAAAAATACTTAGTGAGGCAAATTCTATAAATGCTGGAAAAGAACTTAAAAATGAGGTACTATCGATTTTACCTGGGAAGTCAAAAATAATTAAAGTAGTTAAAGAAACTAATGATAAACAATAA
- a CDS encoding RIO1 family regulatory kinase/ATPase, with the protein MPSLTLAEKASLVLPEDYLVLKTFVELKDKYEYLTEEELKDRLDFTDAELRISLEKLRNLRAVSWDIIAGKRAYKITFTGLDILAIKMLYVNKILNRLGLIIGEGKESNVYYGYDFDNNTIIVKFHRVGNSSYKNARKLRGYREKRSWVSITLDNAKNEYIALKCLSENLAKVPKPLGYAYNAVAMEYIEGPSLLKAELNNPKEVLDSIIGSLRIAYLYCNKMVHGDLSPYNIIIGDNESPYIIDWPQWKQDDDNLLNRDINNIISFFSKKYNITEDLNYVMDFIKGKA; encoded by the coding sequence ATGCCATCCCTTACTTTAGCAGAAAAAGCCTCGTTAGTGCTTCCAGAGGACTATTTAGTACTTAAAACATTTGTAGAATTAAAAGATAAATATGAATATTTGACTGAAGAGGAATTAAAAGATAGACTAGACTTTACTGATGCCGAATTAAGAATTTCTTTAGAAAAGTTAAGGAATTTAAGAGCAGTCTCATGGGACATAATAGCTGGTAAAAGAGCGTATAAAATAACGTTTACAGGATTGGATATTCTAGCAATAAAAATGCTTTATGTGAACAAGATTCTAAATAGACTAGGTTTAATAATAGGAGAAGGAAAAGAGAGCAATGTGTATTATGGATATGATTTCGATAATAACACTATAATAGTAAAATTTCATAGAGTAGGAAATTCGAGTTATAAAAACGCTAGGAAACTTAGAGGTTATAGAGAAAAAAGAAGTTGGGTTTCAATAACGCTCGATAATGCAAAGAATGAATATATCGCATTAAAATGTCTATCAGAAAATTTAGCTAAAGTGCCAAAACCTTTAGGTTACGCTTATAATGCAGTAGCTATGGAATACATAGAAGGGCCCAGCTTACTTAAGGCAGAGCTAAATAACCCTAAGGAGGTATTAGATTCAATAATAGGATCCCTTAGGATTGCGTATTTGTATTGTAATAAAATGGTACATGGAGATTTAAGTCCTTATAATATAATTATAGGAGATAACGAGAGTCCTTATATAATTGACTGGCCCCAATGGAAGCAGGATGATGATAATTTGCTAAATAGAGATATTAATAATATAATTTCATTTTTTAGTAAAAAATACAATATAACTGAAGATTTGAACTATGTAATGGACTTTATCAAGGGGAAAGCATGA
- a CDS encoding DUF460 domain-containing protein, giving the protein MRIMGIDINPGSSPANLLDAKYSVVILDENGNIVQKYDEIGISKIIRLAWEYEVSIVATDNIYELGENDKQVIKIISLFPDNVELVQVTYNDGRFMDIREVAKNMGIEIQGKPNPSKTAYLAAYLALKGAGTKIKLTENKTKIIISRGRHLGPGGMSSNRYKRHIRGLILRVFKEVKETLDRNNIDYDVILRKSKSGLENATFIVYAPRERLYGLVKKMSGHDVNLEIRPVYKTKIDFETNKKIEKKPIIVGIDPGIFVGISAIDIHGNPVILESKKGIDREEIINILSEKGSAIIIATDVNPVPDAVKKIAGILKAKLYVPDKSLSVDEKQKLLQEYSEKYNLNITDPHIRDSLAAALKAYKELENKLSQAFSTIRKLDLDIDEYAVYRCIIEGKTAAECIEKQIENEIAEDENREIIKVEKTETKEKQPENKTFTENSELKHEIFRLRRTITRLLNEKYELEKKLYEIKTQFNAEVERDRRLYRLKTELEERNKSILKLQEIIKDYSDKINKLEGIINDLVEGRVNIIKSNSLIEISDYKVKILGEEVNPSIFNYVGKDFIICKSNILDDIRKLSKEKEIQKEIDINDIKNIIEEYRRQKLKHGNFAI; this is encoded by the coding sequence ATGAGGATAATGGGAATAGATATAAATCCAGGCAGTAGCCCTGCTAATCTATTAGACGCAAAATACTCAGTAGTAATATTGGATGAGAATGGGAATATAGTTCAAAAATATGATGAAATAGGCATATCTAAGATAATCAGATTAGCTTGGGAATACGAAGTTTCTATCGTAGCAACGGATAATATATACGAACTTGGAGAAAATGATAAGCAAGTAATTAAAATAATTAGCCTATTTCCAGATAACGTAGAACTAGTCCAAGTAACTTACAATGATGGAAGATTTATGGATATAAGGGAAGTAGCTAAAAACATGGGTATAGAAATTCAAGGAAAACCTAATCCTAGCAAGACAGCATACCTAGCAGCTTATTTGGCACTGAAAGGCGCAGGGACTAAAATTAAGCTCACAGAAAATAAAACTAAGATAATAATTTCCCGAGGTAGGCACTTAGGACCAGGAGGTATGAGCTCTAATAGGTATAAGAGACATATTAGGGGATTAATATTAAGGGTTTTTAAAGAGGTAAAAGAGACTCTAGATAGGAATAACATAGACTATGACGTAATATTGAGGAAATCAAAGAGTGGTTTAGAAAATGCAACATTCATAGTCTACGCACCAAGAGAAAGGCTTTATGGACTAGTTAAAAAGATGAGTGGACATGACGTTAACTTAGAGATTAGGCCAGTGTATAAAACTAAGATAGATTTTGAAACTAACAAAAAGATAGAGAAAAAGCCTATAATAGTAGGAATAGATCCGGGAATATTTGTAGGAATTTCTGCAATAGATATTCATGGTAATCCTGTAATTTTAGAATCTAAAAAGGGAATTGATAGAGAAGAAATAATAAATATATTATCAGAAAAAGGCTCCGCAATAATAATAGCTACTGACGTAAACCCTGTACCAGATGCAGTAAAAAAGATAGCAGGAATATTAAAAGCAAAATTATATGTACCGGATAAGTCCTTAAGCGTAGATGAAAAACAAAAATTGCTTCAAGAATATTCTGAAAAATACAACTTAAACATTACAGATCCGCACATCAGAGACTCATTAGCTGCCGCACTAAAAGCGTATAAAGAATTAGAAAACAAATTGTCTCAAGCGTTTTCTACTATAAGAAAACTCGACCTAGATATAGATGAGTACGCAGTATATAGGTGTATCATTGAAGGAAAGACGGCGGCAGAATGTATAGAGAAACAGATTGAGAATGAGATAGCAGAGGACGAGAATAGGGAAATCATAAAAGTAGAAAAAACTGAGACTAAAGAAAAACAGCCGGAGAATAAAACATTTACAGAGAATTCTGAATTAAAGCATGAAATATTTAGATTAAGAAGGACTATTACAAGGTTATTAAATGAAAAATATGAGTTAGAGAAGAAATTATATGAGATAAAAACTCAGTTTAACGCAGAGGTTGAGAGAGATAGAAGGTTGTATAGACTAAAAACGGAATTAGAGGAAAGAAACAAATCAATATTAAAATTGCAAGAAATAATAAAGGACTACTCGGATAAAATAAATAAGCTTGAAGGAATTATTAATGACCTAGTAGAGGGAAGAGTAAATATTATAAAATCTAACTCGCTTATCGAAATCTCAGATTATAAAGTCAAAATTTTGGGAGAAGAAGTCAATCCTTCAATATTTAATTATGTAGGAAAAGATTTCATAATCTGTAAATCAAATATATTAGATGATATACGCAAATTAAGTAAAGAGAAAGAAATCCAGAAAGAAATAGATATTAATGATATAAAGAACATAATTGAAGAGTATAGGAGACAGAAATTAAAACATGGAAACTTTGCCATTTAA
- a CDS encoding methionine adenosyltransferase: MMKNIVVEPARIQDINSLPVELVERKGTGHPDYIADSASEEASRKLSLYYLKKFGTILHHNLDKTLVVGGQAQPEFKGGEVIQPIYIIVAGRATTEVRTEDGIQNVPVGTIIVESVKNWIKNNFRYLDPEKHVIVDYKVGKGSADLVGIFNKGKTVPLSNDTSFGVGFAPFSTLEELVYQTERMLNSKEVKSELPEIGEDIKVMGLRKGKEIDLTVAMSTISQLIDDTNHYLAVKEEAKQKILDLASRLAPDYKVNVYINTGDRVDQGILYLTVTGTSAEHGDDGMTGRGNRGVGLITPMRPMSLEATAGKNPVNHVGKIYNVMAMLISKKIIEETKIRNVQVEVLGQIGRPINDPLVVNVEVSTENGKISDDLKNEINGIVDEYLESFSKITELILNGKVSMF; encoded by the coding sequence ATAATGAAAAACATAGTAGTTGAACCTGCAAGGATTCAAGATATTAACAGTTTACCAGTAGAATTGGTAGAAAGAAAAGGTACAGGACATCCGGATTATATTGCTGATTCTGCTTCAGAAGAAGCTAGCAGAAAATTATCCTTATATTATCTAAAGAAATTTGGTACAATACTTCATCATAATTTAGATAAAACTCTCGTAGTAGGCGGTCAAGCTCAGCCAGAATTTAAAGGAGGAGAAGTCATACAACCAATCTACATTATAGTTGCAGGCAGGGCAACTACTGAGGTTAGGACTGAAGACGGCATTCAGAACGTTCCCGTGGGTACTATAATAGTTGAAAGTGTTAAAAACTGGATAAAGAATAATTTTAGATATTTAGATCCAGAAAAGCACGTCATTGTCGATTATAAAGTTGGCAAAGGGTCCGCTGACCTAGTTGGAATATTTAATAAAGGCAAGACAGTTCCTTTATCTAATGATACCAGCTTTGGGGTTGGATTTGCTCCTTTCTCTACATTAGAGGAATTAGTATATCAAACAGAAAGAATGTTAAATTCTAAAGAAGTAAAATCTGAACTTCCAGAGATCGGCGAGGATATAAAAGTCATGGGATTAAGAAAAGGTAAAGAAATAGATCTTACAGTAGCAATGTCAACTATAAGCCAGTTGATAGACGATACCAATCATTATTTAGCAGTTAAGGAGGAAGCGAAACAGAAGATCTTAGATTTGGCAAGCAGATTAGCGCCAGATTATAAAGTTAATGTTTACATAAACACTGGAGATAGGGTTGATCAAGGAATTTTGTATTTGACAGTCACTGGAACTTCGGCTGAACATGGAGACGACGGAATGACTGGTAGAGGTAATAGAGGAGTTGGTCTTATAACACCTATGAGACCAATGTCATTAGAAGCAACAGCCGGTAAAAATCCAGTAAATCACGTTGGCAAGATATATAACGTAATGGCGATGTTGATTTCTAAGAAGATTATAGAGGAGACTAAAATTAGAAATGTTCAAGTTGAAGTTCTAGGTCAAATAGGTAGGCCAATAAATGATCCTTTGGTAGTTAATGTAGAAGTTAGCACAGAAAACGGTAAAATATCTGATGATCTAAAGAACGAAATTAATGGAATTGTGGACGAATATTTAGAATCGTTTAGTAAAATCACAGAACTAATATTAAATGGCAAAGTTTCCATGTTTTAA
- a CDS encoding U6 snRNA-associated Sm-like protein LSm6 codes for MQAKVENPLKNIKSAVNKIVLVKLKDGSEYIGKLEQTDGTMNLVLRDCTELREGTAEPVAKYGRVLIRGSNVLFISIDYETIMNKEK; via the coding sequence TTGCAAGCTAAAGTTGAGAATCCATTAAAGAACATTAAATCAGCTGTAAATAAAATTGTATTAGTTAAACTTAAAGATGGTTCAGAGTATATTGGTAAATTAGAGCAAACTGATGGTACAATGAATTTAGTACTTAGAGACTGTACTGAACTTAGAGAAGGTACTGCAGAGCCAGTAGCAAAATACGGCAGAGTTCTAATAAGAGGCAGTAATGTTCTCTTTATAAGTATTGATTATGAAACGATAATGAATAAAGAAAAATAA
- a CDS encoding ArsR/SmtB family transcription factor: protein MELVVTDPEDILRVSTAFSSMTRINILKLVAEKPKSITELSNELMMSKGNISSQVAELQNAGLIEISYENGEKGIKKMIKSKYDKIIIVLSESSSGLQESNK, encoded by the coding sequence ATGGAACTTGTAGTAACAGATCCAGAGGATATACTAAGAGTTTCAACTGCATTTTCTTCAATGACCAGAATAAATATACTAAAATTGGTGGCAGAAAAACCAAAGAGTATAACAGAATTAAGCAATGAACTGATGATGTCAAAAGGAAATATAAGCTCTCAAGTCGCAGAATTACAAAATGCAGGATTAATAGAAATTTCGTATGAGAATGGTGAAAAGGGAATTAAAAAAATGATAAAATCAAAATATGATAAGATTATTATAGTACTTTCAGAGTCCAGCAGCGGCCTTCAAGAATCCAACAAATAA
- a CDS encoding CTP synthase — MTKFVIVTGGVLSSVGKGTVAASIGLLLKARGYKISVVKVDPYINVDAGTMNPYMHGEVFVTDDGAETDLDLGHYERFLDINMSKHNNITAGKVYFEVIKKEREGKYLGQTVQIIPHVTDEIKSMIRKVAELDKADIVIVEIGGTVGDIESLPFLEAVRQMKLEEEEHDIVFIHVALVEYLNVTGELKTKPLQHSVQELRRIGIQPDIIIARSIVPIDEETKKKIALFTNVKPEYIFSNYDVSTAYEVPLILEKQSLPSKLLSKLDLKDTPPKLDDWVNFVNAIKNGNKVVRIGLVGKYTKLKDSYLSIKEAIYHAAAMLHLKPQIVWIESTDLEKDNAVEEKLKGLDGIVVLPGFGARGVEGKLKAIKYARENNVPYLGICYGLQLAVVEFARNVLGLKGAHTTEVDPNTPYPVVTLLDEQKRVTQVGGTMRLGAQKIILKEGTIAYSLYGKSEVYERHRHRYEVNPEYVDKLQSAGMIISGVSESGLVEMIELKDHKFFVATQAHPEFKSRPLRPSPLFVGFLKAAAGL, encoded by the coding sequence TTGACAAAGTTCGTAATAGTAACTGGTGGTGTATTATCTAGTGTAGGAAAAGGTACTGTTGCCGCATCCATAGGACTTCTTTTGAAAGCTAGGGGATACAAAATCTCTGTAGTAAAAGTAGATCCTTACATCAATGTTGACGCAGGCACTATGAATCCTTATATGCACGGAGAAGTTTTTGTCACAGATGATGGCGCAGAGACCGACTTAGATTTAGGGCATTATGAAAGATTTCTCGATATAAACATGAGTAAGCATAATAACATTACTGCAGGGAAAGTTTATTTTGAGGTAATAAAGAAGGAAAGAGAAGGAAAATATCTAGGGCAAACTGTCCAAATTATACCGCATGTTACTGATGAAATAAAATCAATGATTAGGAAAGTAGCGGAATTGGATAAGGCAGACATAGTAATAGTAGAAATAGGGGGTACAGTAGGAGATATAGAAAGCTTACCATTCCTTGAAGCGGTTAGGCAAATGAAGTTAGAGGAGGAAGAGCATGATATAGTCTTTATTCACGTTGCATTAGTAGAATATCTTAATGTAACTGGAGAATTAAAAACTAAGCCTCTGCAACATAGTGTTCAAGAGTTAAGAAGAATAGGAATTCAGCCCGATATTATAATAGCGAGATCTATAGTACCAATAGATGAGGAAACTAAGAAGAAAATCGCATTGTTCACTAATGTAAAACCCGAGTACATTTTCTCGAATTATGACGTCTCAACTGCCTATGAAGTTCCTCTAATTTTAGAAAAACAATCACTTCCTTCAAAGCTTTTATCAAAGCTTGACTTAAAGGATACTCCGCCTAAGCTTGATGATTGGGTAAATTTTGTAAATGCCATAAAGAACGGTAACAAAGTAGTTAGAATAGGTTTAGTAGGAAAGTATACAAAACTAAAGGACAGTTACTTGAGTATAAAAGAAGCAATATATCATGCTGCTGCAATGTTACACCTTAAGCCTCAAATTGTTTGGATAGAATCTACTGACCTAGAGAAAGATAATGCTGTAGAGGAAAAATTGAAAGGATTGGATGGAATAGTAGTTTTACCCGGCTTCGGAGCTAGAGGTGTAGAAGGTAAATTAAAAGCAATAAAATATGCTAGAGAAAACAATGTTCCATATCTAGGTATTTGTTACGGCTTACAGCTAGCTGTAGTTGAGTTCGCCAGAAACGTTTTAGGTCTTAAAGGTGCTCATACTACTGAAGTTGACCCTAATACTCCTTACCCTGTTGTCACTTTACTAGATGAGCAAAAAAGAGTTACGCAAGTAGGAGGAACCATGAGATTAGGTGCACAGAAGATTATTCTTAAAGAAGGTACAATAGCCTATAGCCTTTATGGAAAATCAGAAGTTTATGAAAGACATAGGCATAGGTATGAGGTTAATCCAGAATATGTAGATAAACTACAGTCTGCTGGTATGATAATCTCTGGAGTTAGTGAGAGCGGTTTAGTTGAGATGATAGAATTAAAGGATCATAAGTTCTTTGTAGCCACTCAAGCTCATCCAGAGTTTAAGAGCAGACCTTTAAGACCTTCACCTTTATTTGTTGGATTCTTGAAGGCCGCTGCTGGACTCTGA